Sequence from the Methanosarcina siciliae T4/M genome:
GGCACTGTAATGCTAAAAGAGTATTTCATCCGTCGGGCTCTATATTTCTTTCCGGTTCTCATATTTATCTCATTTATGAGTTTCTCACTCATCTACATCGCTCCGGGTGACCCGGCAGAGATTATGATGACCAGTCCCTCGGGGGGGTATGATGAAGCAGCTGTTGAAGCGTTCCGTATAGCCCACGGGCTTGACCAGCCGTTTTACATCCAGTATCTGAACTGGCTCAAAGCCGCAGCTGTAGGGGACTTTGGTTACTCGTACATGAGCGAACAGCCGGTGTTTGAAACTGTTCTGAATGCATTCAAAAATACACTGACACTTTCCGTTCTTGCTCTTGCAATTGCTCTTTTTATCTCCATTCCCTTTGGTGTCGTGTCAGCTCTGAAACATAACACCATTGTTGATGACGCCTGCCGCTTTGGTGCTCTTCTCGGAGTGTCCATGCCAAACTTCTGGCAGGCCTATCTGATGATAATTCTCTTCTCGGTAATAATTCACTGGTTCCCGGCATCCGGATTCGGTCACGGGACTGACATCAGCTACATGATCCTGCCAGCGACTGTTCTTGGGACAGGATCGGCGGCGGTGATGATGCGAATGATCCGTTCAAGCATGCTGGAAGTCATGGGAAAGGAATATATCCAGACTGCACGCGGAAAAGGGCTTTCTGAACAAATCGTTGTCTTCAGGCATGCATTGAAAAACGCGCTTGTTCCGGTTATCACAGTGGTCGGGCTGTCGATTGGTTTTCTCTTAAACGGCTCGGTTGTTGTTGAGACAATTTTCGGATGGGCGGGTATTGGGAATCTTGTGGTGGACTCAATTCTTTCCCATGACTATATGATGGTACAGGGCACGGTGCTCTTTGTTGCCGTTATTTTTCTTTTGATCAACTTCTTTGTAGACTTATTCTATGTTTGGGCAAACCCGGAGATACGCTATGATAGAAATTCTTAAAAACCGGCAGATTACCATCTCCCTGATAATTCTCGGAGGGCTCATCATCATGGCCGTGTTTGCCGGGGTTTTAGCCCCATATGACTACACGGAAAAGGACCTGCAGAACCGTCTGCAACCTCCTTCTTCCGACCACATATTCGGGACCGACCACCTTGGCCGCGA
This genomic interval carries:
- a CDS encoding ABC transporter permease, coding for MLKEYFIRRALYFFPVLIFISFMSFSLIYIAPGDPAEIMMTSPSGGYDEAAVEAFRIAHGLDQPFYIQYLNWLKAAAVGDFGYSYMSEQPVFETVLNAFKNTLTLSVLALAIALFISIPFGVVSALKHNTIVDDACRFGALLGVSMPNFWQAYLMIILFSVIIHWFPASGFGHGTDISYMILPATVLGTGSAAVMMRMIRSSMLEVMGKEYIQTARGKGLSEQIVVFRHALKNALVPVITVVGLSIGFLLNGSVVVETIFGWAGIGNLVVDSILSHDYMMVQGTVLFVAVIFLLINFFVDLFYVWANPEIRYDRNS